A stretch of DNA from Deltaproteobacteria bacterium:
CTATGAACGCGCGGTACCAGTATGCCGGCGCCCCTGCCAGGATCAAACCCGTCCGTACCATTCCCACGAGAAAGGCACCGAGAAAGGCGCCGAAGATGCTTCCATAACCCCCGGTGAGCAAGGCCCCGCCGATGACGGCCGCGGCAATCGCCTCCAGCTCGATTCCCATCCCCAAGGTGGGATCGACCAGCTTGAATCTCCCAAAGGTTATGCATCCTGCAACTGCGGCGAGCAGTCCGGAGAGGGCGAAATTGACGAGCTTGACCCTGCCCGTATTGACTCCCATGGCCCGGGCAACCCCTTTGCTCCCACCGGTTGCATAGACCCAGTTCCCGTACCTGGTCCCGCTAAGGACGATCTCAAAAACGACCACGATCCCGGCAAGCCAGAGAGCCGAAGTCCTAAACCCGCCTGCAAAGCGTTGGGCAAGGGCATCCACGAAGGCCGAGTGGCCCTCGAATCGGATGACGAACCCGCCTGAAACGGCCAGCAGAACCCCCCGCCAGACCATCATCATGCCCAGGGTTGTTATGAAGGAAGGGATGTCGGCTCGCAGGGTGATCACTCCATTTACGAGCCCCATCAAACAACCGAGAACCAGGCAGATAAGGAACGCAACAAGCGGGTAGATCCCCTGATTGAGCAGCAGGGCGAGAGTCATGGCAGCCACGGCGAGAACAGATCCCACGGAGAGATCGAACTCCCCCGAGATCATCAGAAAGGCGATTCCCACCGTGAGTATTCCCAGCTCCGCGGTGACCGTCAGGATCGCCGCAAAGGTCCTCGCCGTCAGGAACTGCCTCGAAATCAGGGAGAAGACGAGAAAAACGACGACAAATCCTATGATCGCCCCGAATTCCGTGTACTGGAAGGCCCGGCCCATCAAGCCGCCCAATGAGAGGGTTCTATCCCTGCTGGTCATGGCTTGTCTTGTCCTCCTCCATGGTAAGGAAGATCCCCTTCCGTGGTTTCCAGGGCACAGGGCC
This window harbors:
- a CDS encoding ABC transporter permease, translated to MTSRDRTLSLGGLMGRAFQYTEFGAIIGFVVVFLVFSLISRQFLTARTFAAILTVTAELGILTVGIAFLMISGEFDLSVGSVLAVAAMTLALLLNQGIYPLVAFLICLVLGCLMGLVNGVITLRADIPSFITTLGMMMVWRGVLLAVSGGFVIRFEGHSAFVDALAQRFAGGFRTSALWLAGIVVVFEIVLSGTRYGNWVYATGGSKGVARAMGVNTGRVKLVNFALSGLLAAVAGCITFGRFKLVDPTLGMGIELEAIAAAVIGGALLTGGYGSIFGAFLGAFLVGMVRTGLILAGAPAYWYRAFI